A window from Pseudomonas sp. Tri1 encodes these proteins:
- a CDS encoding CS1-pili formation C-terminal domain-containing protein: MFPMTPIAGALALFLCASALAAPTAPGTTPRSLLAQAKGLPAEFESHFFDVPLAVRVELNQQYLGEAMVVLTRDDRITLLEFNDTQDSPIKAVEREQWEQHLKQGQKLGACEGKCPAGLLAVHYSLENSLVSILTRDVERANEIKRYHDQPEGGSLGLIFNNQLNINGGQEQDTGGRYGLNASSSLGNWSQSLDLQLSRLGGPDDKLYHAVHELYTQREMEGSFFRLGYFTPSSDGLNRQIRSFGANPDTALGVMYGSSDSLVVENPKPSVYPIYVTASRQASVEIYRNGLLINTQAVSAGLQSLDTRPLPGGIYEVEVRLVEDGQTTATSQELVYKPNNWSNSEDRWRYNLFAGRETRLWSNWEDQPSGFTTAGVGLNYLLHPRVILGASTRQVQDKLQVGTSVDWTLGSNTSLYANVYQTQQYGTGMDVQGLYSYGQGSVVASHNRSWLDTRNTYETLADGTRIRQRNVFVGQTSNSSLSVNHRLSNKTSINGRLAYSEGNVQGTGLDLGWTQRGKLRGSDANWRVSVFDRPGTSSTAERRNRGIDLSVSVALGGPGEYWSGSIGTRTSRDGDRDNNASVTYRRDLQDHVLQSVSATALADTYGVGLSGIASFMTDSLYGDGFVQRSSYNDNLTGGLNLSSTVAVGGQKTAFTGVPQGRGAGMIVDVETDLDDVALRADDLTGGSTTLRPGRNFIPITAYKNSMVTFDFDGVHPPAANIEPSRTRYHLNKGGVDYRKIQVMKTVTVLGRLVDEQGEPLRGHHVINHASRGVSEADGFFSMEMNASSPTLEVRYGSELFCRFRLDPDNAEREGDVLMIGDLRCTPDTLADTTVAGADSAKQRS, from the coding sequence ATGTTTCCGATGACACCCATCGCGGGTGCCCTCGCGCTATTTTTGTGCGCGAGTGCATTGGCTGCGCCGACTGCCCCCGGTACCACTCCCAGAAGTCTGCTAGCCCAGGCCAAGGGGCTGCCGGCCGAGTTTGAATCGCACTTTTTCGATGTGCCTCTGGCGGTTCGTGTCGAACTCAATCAACAGTATCTCGGTGAAGCCATGGTGGTCTTGACCCGGGATGATCGTATTACCCTGCTCGAATTCAACGACACCCAGGACAGCCCGATAAAAGCTGTCGAGCGCGAGCAATGGGAACAGCATCTCAAGCAAGGACAAAAGCTGGGCGCCTGTGAAGGCAAATGCCCGGCCGGGCTGTTGGCTGTGCACTACAGCCTGGAAAACTCATTGGTGTCGATCCTGACCAGGGACGTGGAACGAGCCAACGAAATCAAGCGTTACCACGATCAGCCGGAAGGCGGCAGCCTCGGCCTGATCTTCAACAACCAACTGAATATCAATGGCGGCCAGGAGCAGGACACGGGCGGGCGTTATGGCCTCAACGCCAGTTCCAGCCTGGGCAACTGGAGCCAGTCACTGGACCTTCAGCTTTCGCGCCTTGGCGGCCCGGACGACAAGCTGTACCACGCCGTCCATGAGCTTTACACCCAACGGGAGATGGAAGGGAGTTTTTTCCGCCTGGGTTATTTCACTCCCAGTTCCGATGGCTTGAACCGTCAGATCCGTTCGTTCGGTGCCAACCCGGACACCGCACTCGGCGTGATGTACGGCAGCTCCGACAGCCTGGTGGTCGAAAACCCCAAGCCCAGCGTCTACCCCATTTATGTCACCGCCAGCCGTCAGGCTTCGGTGGAGATCTATCGCAACGGTCTGTTGATCAATACCCAGGCGGTCAGCGCCGGCTTGCAGAGCCTGGACACCCGGCCCTTGCCTGGCGGCATCTATGAAGTGGAAGTGCGCCTGGTCGAGGACGGGCAAACAACCGCCACCAGCCAGGAGCTGGTCTACAAGCCCAATAATTGGAGTAATTCCGAGGATCGCTGGCGCTACAACCTGTTCGCCGGGCGCGAAACCAGGCTCTGGAGCAACTGGGAAGACCAGCCCTCGGGTTTCACCACGGCAGGCGTGGGCCTCAATTACCTGCTGCATCCCCGGGTGATCCTCGGCGCCTCCACGCGCCAGGTGCAGGACAAACTGCAAGTGGGCACCTCGGTGGACTGGACGCTAGGCAGCAACACCAGCCTGTACGCCAACGTCTATCAGACCCAGCAGTACGGCACCGGCATGGACGTGCAAGGCCTGTACAGCTATGGCCAGGGCAGCGTCGTGGCGAGCCACAACCGCAGCTGGCTGGACACCCGCAACACCTATGAAACCCTGGCGGACGGCACCCGCATCCGCCAACGCAACGTGTTCGTCGGCCAGACCAGCAACTCCTCGCTGTCGGTCAACCATCGCTTGAGCAACAAGACCTCCATCAATGGACGATTGGCCTACAGCGAAGGCAACGTCCAGGGCACCGGCCTGGATCTGGGCTGGACCCAACGCGGCAAGTTGCGTGGCAGCGATGCCAACTGGCGGGTGTCGGTGTTTGACCGCCCTGGTACGTCGAGTACCGCCGAGCGGCGTAATCGTGGCATCGACCTGAGCGTCAGTGTCGCGTTGGGCGGGCCGGGCGAGTACTGGTCGGGCAGCATTGGCACCCGCACATCACGGGACGGGGATCGGGACAACAATGCCTCGGTAACCTATCGCCGGGACCTGCAGGACCACGTATTGCAAAGTGTCTCCGCCACGGCGTTGGCCGACACCTATGGCGTGGGTCTGTCCGGCATCGCCAGTTTCATGACTGACTCGCTGTACGGCGACGGCTTCGTCCAGCGCTCGTCCTATAACGACAACCTTACCGGCGGCTTGAACCTGAGCAGCACCGTAGCCGTGGGCGGCCAGAAAACCGCCTTCACCGGGGTGCCCCAAGGGCGCGGCGCGGGGATGATCGTCGACGTGGAAACCGACCTGGACGATGTCGCCTTGCGTGCCGACGACTTGACCGGTGGCAGCACGACATTGCGCCCGGGCCGCAACTTCATCCCCATCACCGCTTACAAGAACAGCATGGTGACCTTCGACTTCGACGGTGTGCATCCGCCGGCGGCGAATATCGAGCCCTCACGTACCCGTTATCACCTGAATAAAGGTGGCGTGGACTACCGCAAGATCCAGGTGATGAAAACCGTGACCGTGCTCGGGCGTCTGGTGGACGAACAGGGCGAGCCGCTGCGGGGCCATCACGTGATCAACCACGCCAGTCGTGGAGTCAGCGAGGCGGACGGATTCTTCTCCATGGAAATGAATGCCAGCTCGCCCACCCTGGAAGTGCGCTACGGCAGCGAATTGTTTTGCCGGTTCCGCCTTGACCCGGACAACGCCGAGCGCGAAGGCGATGTGTTGATGATCGGCGACTTGCGCTGCACCCCGGACACCCTGGCCGATACGACGGTGGCCGGCGCCGACAGTGCGAAACAGCGCTCATGA
- a CDS encoding CS1 type fimbrial major subunit, whose translation MLKQFVTAASLTAAALSSSLVFALDDARSSIHITANIPTLQFHVQPRDPNFGKDEVMSYNTVSGTLTSLRQTFDVKNTNGSVHAYIEGGPASLYNGSDAIALTTKFNGVTLTATSQEVVDDATSTPGTQADMTIVAAKPLDTQNGLYTADMTVIFDAVPRP comes from the coding sequence ATGCTCAAACAATTCGTAACCGCTGCTTCCCTGACCGCCGCTGCCTTGAGTTCCTCGTTGGTCTTCGCGCTCGATGATGCACGTTCCTCCATCCACATCACCGCGAACATCCCGACCCTGCAGTTCCACGTGCAGCCACGTGACCCGAACTTCGGTAAAGACGAGGTCATGAGCTACAACACTGTCAGCGGCACCTTGACTTCGCTGCGCCAGACCTTCGACGTGAAGAACACCAACGGTTCGGTTCATGCCTACATCGAAGGTGGCCCGGCATCGCTGTACAACGGCAGTGATGCCATCGCCCTGACCACCAAGTTCAACGGTGTCACCCTGACCGCCACCTCTCAAGAAGTGGTGGATGACGCAACGTCCACTCCAGGTACCCAGGCTGACATGACCATCGTCGCAGCCAAGCCTCTGGATACCCAGAACGGCCTGTACACCGCCGACATGACCGTGATCTTCGACGCCGTGCCTCGTCCGTGA
- a CDS encoding PadR family transcriptional regulator, producing MTVTYSLPKHDGFEGRPAVRERGSRGPRIFASGDLKLLSLALIAEQPCHGYDLIRRIEQMFDGAYSPSPGVIYPALTFLEMSSMVTCGVDDGKKCYSVTDAGRLSLEDQAEALEEVRMRIETSKRTLRGQDRPPEIHEAVYNLRHALQKHHGRWSPEETQRVRDLLNDTAKAIIDGPDRPPVSESSND from the coding sequence ATGACAGTTACTTATTCCCTTCCCAAACACGATGGCTTCGAAGGTCGCCCGGCAGTCCGTGAGCGTGGCAGCCGTGGACCGAGGATCTTCGCCTCCGGTGACCTGAAATTGCTGTCGCTGGCGCTGATTGCCGAACAGCCTTGCCATGGTTATGACCTGATCCGCCGGATCGAGCAGATGTTCGACGGCGCCTACAGCCCCAGCCCCGGCGTGATCTATCCGGCCCTGACCTTCCTGGAAATGAGCTCAATGGTCACCTGCGGGGTCGACGACGGAAAAAAATGCTACAGCGTGACCGACGCCGGACGTCTATCCCTTGAAGACCAGGCCGAGGCGCTGGAGGAGGTGCGGATGCGCATTGAAACCAGCAAGCGCACGTTGCGCGGGCAGGATCGCCCCCCGGAAATCCACGAAGCGGTGTATAACTTGCGACATGCGCTGCAAAAGCACCACGGCCGCTGGAGCCCGGAAGAAACCCAGCGGGTGCGCGACCTGCTCAACGACACCGCCAAAGCCATCATCGACGGCCCCGACCGTCCACCTGTTTCGGAGTCAAGCAATGACTGA
- a CDS encoding siderophore-interacting protein — MTEVDPNTIHRVNHEIKRRRLEVLRVQDLTPRMRRITVGGPELAGFVSLGTDDHVKLFFPQNAEERAALDTIDPSAGKAQGPMPEMRDYTPRRYDLDTLELDIDFVLHGDGPAATWATQATPGQYLNIGGPRGSMIVPDIFDSYLLIGDETALPAIARRLEGLAPNRRALVVVEVENGAEQQILQSPAHVQVIWVLREGRQDNLLTTVQQLEMPSGKLYAWVATESKVSRQIRKVLLEEKGLNQEFLKAVGYWKADDSEED; from the coding sequence ATGACTGAAGTCGATCCAAACACCATTCACCGCGTCAACCACGAGATCAAACGCCGCCGCCTGGAAGTCTTGCGCGTGCAAGACCTGACCCCACGCATGCGCCGCATCACCGTCGGCGGGCCGGAACTGGCCGGGTTCGTCAGCCTGGGCACGGATGATCACGTGAAGCTGTTTTTCCCGCAGAACGCCGAGGAACGCGCCGCCCTGGACACCATCGACCCAAGCGCCGGCAAGGCCCAGGGCCCGATGCCGGAAATGCGCGACTACACTCCGCGCCGTTATGACCTGGACACCCTGGAGCTGGACATCGATTTCGTGCTCCACGGCGACGGCCCTGCCGCGACCTGGGCGACCCAGGCGACGCCCGGGCAATACCTCAACATCGGCGGGCCACGAGGTTCGATGATCGTGCCGGACATCTTCGACAGCTACCTGCTGATCGGCGACGAAACCGCCCTCCCCGCCATCGCCCGCCGCCTCGAAGGCCTGGCGCCCAACCGCCGGGCGCTGGTGGTGGTGGAAGTGGAAAACGGTGCCGAGCAGCAGATTCTCCAGAGCCCGGCACACGTGCAGGTGATATGGGTGCTGCGCGAAGGTCGTCAGGACAACCTGCTGACCACCGTTCAACAACTGGAAATGCCCAGTGGCAAGCTGTACGCCTGGGTCGCCACCGAGAGCAAGGTATCGCGGCAGATTCGCAAGGTGTTGCTCGAGGAGAAGGGGTTGAATCAGGAGTTCTTGAAGGCGGTGGGGTATTGGAAGGCCGATGACAGTGAGGAAGATTGA
- a CDS encoding VUT family protein translates to MLFLLAYIASVVLINFAFSAAPHLDIIWSAWGGLVFILRDMVQTRFGHGAIVAMLAALVLSYLTSDPTIALASATAFAVSECIDWLVFTITKRPLHDRLWISSALSIPLDTFIFFGLIDALTPPVVVTALASKFAGVTVVWLIMAWRLRKQTVAG, encoded by the coding sequence ATGCTTTTCCTGCTCGCCTACATCGCCAGCGTCGTGCTGATCAACTTCGCGTTCTCCGCCGCGCCACACCTGGACATCATCTGGTCGGCCTGGGGTGGCCTGGTGTTTATCCTGCGGGACATGGTGCAGACCCGCTTCGGCCATGGCGCCATCGTGGCGATGTTGGCGGCGCTGGTGTTGTCCTACCTCACCTCGGATCCGACCATCGCCCTGGCCAGCGCCACGGCGTTCGCAGTGTCCGAGTGCATCGACTGGCTGGTGTTCACCATCACCAAGCGTCCGCTGCACGATCGGCTGTGGATAAGTTCAGCCCTGAGCATTCCCCTGGACACCTTTATCTTCTTCGGTCTGATCGACGCCCTGACGCCGCCCGTGGTGGTCACTGCCCTGGCCTCGAAGTTCGCCGGGGTCACGGTGGTCTGGCTGATCATGGCCTGGCGTTTACGCAAGCAAACCGTCGCCGGCTGA